AAAAAGACAGACAAGCCTGTTGTTACTGGCAAAAAGCGGGTGTTTATATACCATACACATTATAGCGAATCGTACCTGCCGCAACTGAAGACGAAGAAAAAACCGAATGAAGCGTACGACGCGAAGACCAATATAACGATGGTGGGTAAACGGTTTGCCAAGGAGCTAGCCGAATTGGGAATCGGAGCAGAAGTATCGGATACGCAATATAAAGTAGGTTGGAATCAGCTTTATGGAGCCTCACGCGAATCTGTTGTACAAGCGATGAAAAGCGAAGATGATTTACAGTATTTTATCGACATTCATCGTGACTCTCAGCGCCGAGATAAAACCACGATAAAAATTAAAGAGAAGTCATATGCTCGTATAGCATTTGTGATTGGAACAGCACATAAGAATTGGCAGAAAAATGAAGCGTTTGCCCTGCAGTTACACAAGAAATTGGACGAACTCTATCCGGGATTATCTAAAGGAGTCTTTCGCAAGAGTCGCGCTATGGGCAACGGCGAGTACAATCAATCCCTCTCTGCTAAAGCCGTATTGGTTGAAGTGGGCGGTGTAGACAATACGATGGAAGAGGCGTATCGAACCTCGGAGGCATTAGCCAATGTGTTGGCTGAAATTCATTTTGAAGCGACGCCAGTAGATGCAAAACCTAGTGATTGAGGAGATGACAAGAAGATGAAATATACTGGACAAGTAACCTTGCTCCTGCTCGTACTCCTCTTTGGCATATTTCTAGGAATAGATACGGCAGAAGATAGCATTCAGGAGATGCAGGGGCAGGAGGGCGCTTCGCAAGCATTGGAGATTCGTCCTGAAGATGGATGGGTAGAGATAGAGGTTTTGGGCGAAGAGTTTACGACAGAGTATCCAGTGGACAAGATTAACATTCGAGCGGTCGAAACATTGAAACAGGAAGCAAGCGAGGCGACGATTGGTCCCTCTTCCAATCAATTGGCAATATGGGGAAATCAAGTGGGGACAGGTTTAGAAGAAGGGGCTCGTACCACGCTGGTCAAGATCCTCTCTATTTTTAAAAAAGAGAATCAACAAGAAGAGGAGCCAGCGGAGTATCAACCTGTTTCTCCTTTTGAACCAGGAGAACGGTAAAAGAAAATCTGAGGAGGAGCGACGTCTATTTTCCTTGACATCGTTCCTCTTTCTTATTATGGTTATTGTAGATAATCTTTATCTATATTTGTGTTGATTGGATCGATGATGATGCGAATGAAATCGGGTATGGAACATGCTATGTATACGTTAGCACTTCTTGCTAAAATTCCGAGTAGAACAAGTTTAAGTGCAGAAGCTCTTAGTACGAGGCTGTCTGTTTCCACATCTTATTTTAAAAAGGGGATGAGACAGCTCGTAACTGCAGATTTAGTTCGTTCTACACCAGGGGTAGGTGGCGGGTTTTCGCTTGCACGTCCTGCTTCTCAAATTACGATGCTAGAAGTGTATCAAGCGGTTGAGGGGAAGGGATCCCTTTATCGAGCAGAGGGTGTGAAGGATCGCTTTTTTTCATGTGAATCGATGGCAGACGGGAGCGATTGTACTTTTGCCAGGTTGATGGCACGAGCAGAAGCTGCATGGGTTCAGGTATTGGAAGAAGAGACGTTAGCAAAGATGGTAACGGAGATGGAAACAAATTGTTCACCACAGCAGTTGCGCGACTTGGAGAGATGGATACAGACACAGATAAAATAGAGGGAGAATGAAAAATGGAAACCAAAAACAAAGTAATCAAATTAGCTGAACCTGTGCAGATAGGGGCATGGCAATTACAGAGTCGGACTGCGATGGCACCGATGACACGTTGTTTTGCTGATGATGACACGGGAGTTGTTGGGGAAGATATCGTGCAATATTATCGCAAGCGAGCAGCAGATGGGATTGGACTGATCATTACAGA
This sequence is a window from Mechercharimyces sp. CAU 1602. Protein-coding genes within it:
- the spoIIP gene encoding stage II sporulation protein P, whose product is MSSGSRGSRFTEVNLAKPRARQIMVIIILAMVCVLMISGLVAMAEAERSVTGIHLGRVTSQLSVQSLMMVMGREVPYLGITEEAAQQEGIFSQVIFELITSVNPEDPRTFLGGELPGFALFDTEIVVAGEGVDYTSVPMESAPPAAVEEKLATSDTGETAKASNEQKKTDKPVVTGKKRVFIYHTHYSESYLPQLKTKKKPNEAYDAKTNITMVGKRFAKELAELGIGAEVSDTQYKVGWNQLYGASRESVVQAMKSEDDLQYFIDIHRDSQRRDKTTIKIKEKSYARIAFVIGTAHKNWQKNEAFALQLHKKLDELYPGLSKGVFRKSRAMGNGEYNQSLSAKAVLVEVGGVDNTMEEAYRTSEALANVLAEIHFEATPVDAKPSD
- a CDS encoding DUF3679 domain-containing protein, with translation MKYTGQVTLLLLVLLFGIFLGIDTAEDSIQEMQGQEGASQALEIRPEDGWVEIEVLGEEFTTEYPVDKINIRAVETLKQEASEATIGPSSNQLAIWGNQVGTGLEEGARTTLVKILSIFKKENQQEEEPAEYQPVSPFEPGER
- a CDS encoding Rrf2 family transcriptional regulator; the encoded protein is MRMKSGMEHAMYTLALLAKIPSRTSLSAEALSTRLSVSTSYFKKGMRQLVTADLVRSTPGVGGGFSLARPASQITMLEVYQAVEGKGSLYRAEGVKDRFFSCESMADGSDCTFARLMARAEAAWVQVLEEETLAKMVTEMETNCSPQQLRDLERWIQTQIK